A genomic window from Colletotrichum destructivum chromosome 7, complete sequence includes:
- a CDS encoding Putative cytochrome P450 yields the protein MSTLETAPSPIDASTSYLSARNILGLVGIWLAYQLFKALYNISPLHPLSHIPGPKLSAATYIPEFYYDVILFGRYTREIHRMHEQYGPIVRISPHEVHCNDVNFADEIYAVSGRKRDKPVHQINGSALGESGFGTVDHDLHRARRGPLAKFFSRSMISRLEGDVHALVQKLCDKLLAETDKKEPFDVTMAYSCFTSDAISGYCFGESFGFLKQEGWYPNFRAPTASILRPVFVFRFFPRTKHLAVLGEWLVDYLPTDIALMIRTLKMEIPNRVDNTKAELDAGIRHERPTVFGSLLESDLKSAEKGSLRLADEAAAVVGAGTETTSWALAVITYHLLTKPEMLEKLQAELRSVVDDPKHLPSWTSLENLPYLGAVLQEGLRLSYGVSARTARVATEENIVYRGEFNKKPVEYVIPSGYAVGMSAVITHHDESVFPDSYQFAPERWLDENNQRRKDVEKGMLAFSKGSRSCLGMNLALCELNLCLTALALRVLPTMRLYDTTDEDVAYDHDMFVPVPKAGTTGVRVKMV from the exons ATGTCGACCCTCGAGACTGCGCCGTCGCCCATTGACGCCTCGACGTCATACCTGTCGGCCCGGAACATTTtgggcctcgtcggcatCTGGCTGGCGTACCAGCTCTTCAAGGCCCTTTACAACATCTCGCCTCTGCACCCGTTGAGCCATATCCCGGGACCCAAGCTGTCTGCGGCCACGTACATCCCCGAGTTCTACTACGATGTAATCCTATTTGGACGCTACACCAGGGAGATTCATCGCATGCACGAGCAGTATG GCCCGATTGTTCGCATCAGCCCTCATGAGGTTCACTGTAACGACGTCAACTTCGCCGATGAAATCTATGCCGTCAGCGGTCGCAAGCGCGATAAGCCTGTCCACCAGATCAACGGTTCAGC TCTGGGTGAGTCCGGCTTCGGCACCGTGGATCACGACCTTCACCGCGCCCGTCGTGGCCCCTTGGCCAAGTTCTTCTCTCGCAGCATGATCTCgcgcctcgagggcgacgtccaCGCCTTGGTCCAGAAGCTCTGCGACAAGCTgctggccgagacggacaagAAGGAACCCTTCGACGTCACCATGGCGTACTCCTGCTTCACATCGGACGCCATATCCGGTTACTGCTTCGGCGAGAGTTTCGGCTTCCTCAAACAAGAAGGCTGGTATCCCAACTTCCGCGCCCCGACGGCGTCTATTCTCCGACCCGTCTTTGTCTTCCGCTTTTTCCCCCGGACCAAGCACCTTGCCGTGCTTGGAGAGTG GCTCGTGGACTACCTGCCCACTGACATCGCCTTGATGATCCGCACGCTCAAGATGGAGATCCCGAACAGGGTCGATAACAccaaggccgagctcgacgccggcatccgCCACGAACGCCCCACCGTCTTCGGCTCCCTTCTGGAATCGGACCTCAAATCGGCCGAGAAGGGCTCGCTGCgcctggccgacgaggccgccgccgtcgtcggtgccgggACCGAGACCACCAGCTGGGCGTTGGCTGTCATCACCTACCACCTCCTGACCAAGCCCGAGATGCTTGAGAAGCTGCAGGCCGAGCTGCGGtcggtcgtcgacgaccccAAGCACCTCCCCAGCTGGACATCCCTCGAGAACCTGCCctacctcggcgccgtcctccaggAGGGCCTGCGGCTGTCGTACGGCGTGTCGGCGCGCACCGCGCGCGTGGCGACCGAGGAGAACATTGTGTACCGCGGCGAGTTCAACAAGAAGCCCGTCGAGTACGTGATCCCCTCCGGCTACGCCGTCGGCATGTCCGCCGTCATCACGCACCACGACGAGAGCGTCTTCCCGGACTCGTACCAGTTCGCCCCCGAGCGCTGGCTGGACGAGAACAACCAGCGCCGGAAggacgtcgagaagggcaTGCTCGCCTTTTCCAAGGGCAGCAGGTCTTGCCTGGGCATGAA CCTGGCTCTGTGCGAGCTCAACCTGTGCCTCACGGCTCTCGCCCTGCGCGTCCTGCCGACCATGCGTCTCTACGATACCACTGATGAGGATGTTGCCTACGACCACGACATGTTTGTTCCCGTGCCCAAGGCGGGGACTACCGGCGTGAGGGTGAAGATGGTCTAA
- a CDS encoding Putative O-methyltransferase domain, S-adenosyl-L-methionine-dependent methyltransferase superfamily, producing the protein MHSVLRDWTDEVGRSILSRFTAAMKPGYSRLLVNENVLPPTGANWQKTALDMMMMTLFSSRERTEEQWRRLLEPAGLRIIKIWSQGEGVESLIECELA; encoded by the coding sequence ATGCACTCGGTCCTGCGCGACTGGACGGACGAGGTGGGCAGGAGCATCCTGTCGCGCTTCACGGCGGCTATGAAGCCGGGTTACAGCCGGCTCTTGGTCAACGAGAACGTGCTGCCCCCGACGGGGGCCAACTGGCAGAAGACGGCGCTGgacatgatgatgatgacgctGTTCTCGTCGAGGGAGCGGACAGAGGAGCAGTGGCGCAGGCTGCTGGAGCCGGCGGGGCTCAGGATCATCAAGATCTGGTCCCAAGGCGAGGGCGTGGAGAGTCTTATCGAGTGCGAGTTGGCGTGA
- a CDS encoding Putative O-methyltransferase COMT-type, winged helix-like DNA-binding domain superfamily, protein MGSITERNPLGVSVAVQANDAKSVAELSDVVGSLGRTFSPENEEGRLQLLKQTRSLLQALETLRETMIKHCWAQSSVSFVIATGIESGLFSYMAQNPGNKRVDQLSKALSFDHDVLSRTMRHLGSMGYLKEVGPDEYEATNFAKSLSLPIIAGGYSCIVGGCWPTFSNFPSYLKKHNWSIPADPTEGPLQDVVGKDSNFFKHMMTNYPGGEFQSHMAGYRQGRPSWMDEGAYPVAERLIRGADGSADAAFLVDIGGSIGHDLDEFCRKHPDAPGRHILQDLPHVLSQI, encoded by the exons ATGGGCTCCATTACTGAAAGAAACCCTCTAGGTgtctccgtcgccgtccaggcCAACGATGCCAAGAGCGTGGCAGAACTGTCCGATGTCGTAGGTTCCCTCGGCAGGACATTCTCCCCGGAAaacgaagaaggccgtcttcAGCTACTGAAGCAGACGAGATCGTTGCTCCAGGCTCTTGAGACACTGCGCGAGACCATGATCAAGCACTGCTGGGCCCAG TCTTCCGTCAGTTTCGTCATCGCCACGGGCATCGAGTCGGGTCTTTTCAGCTACATGGCGCAGAACCCTGGTAACAAGAGGGTGGACCAGCTCAGCAAAGCCCTTAGCTTTGACCACGACGTCCTTTCGCGTACGATGCGCCACCTCGGTTCGATGGGATACTTGAAGGAAGTCGGGCCAGACGAGTACGAGGCTACAAACTTTGCCAAGTCTCTGAGTCTTCCCATCATTGCAGGCGGGTATTCTTGCAT CGTTGGCGGCTGCTGGCCCACCTTCAGCAACTTCCCGTCGTACCTCAAGAAGCACAACTGGTCGATTCCCGCCGACCCGACTGAAGGTCCGTTGCAGGATGTCGTGGGAAAGGACAGCAACTTCTTCAAGCATATGATGACCAACTACCCCGGCGGCGAATTCCAGAGCCACATGGCTGGGTACAGACAGGGCAGGCCGTCGTGGATGGACGAAGGGGCTTACCCGGTTGCCGAAAGACTCATCCGGGGCGCAGACGGGTCCGCAGACGCGGCtttcctcgtcgacatcggcggcagcatcggACACGACCTGGACGAGTTCTGCCGCAAGCACCCGGACGCCCCGGGCCGACACATCCTCCAGGACCTCCCGCACGTGCTCTCCCAGATCTAA
- a CDS encoding Putative phosphatidylethanolamine-binding protein — protein METRKPETREAQSCLVKNLPPTEALVGIQHDKKPAQNHHPTGPARQFPPIAQKRMSSSCRQAIRPLRRCLNNSIATPLPIRRSLSTTPAPAAEVYKVSRERPETVDPVELDPNTAVALWAEKDLWKAGTPPIGSRRRRYAIRTSANLPFEQLPYQAFQEARKILAADRQEKLQAIIAEMQKIKRLEGIKGDNVRGGEKMRQRKLASMRQHVERLKILADINDPAVKRRFEDGLGDMNKPIYRFLAERKWRAYEAKMIEQRIAQFNIVPDILPKLEPTYDVQLFFRRAKVPPGKVLPSNVTEVPPRLRVTPFTAGERLVSIVVMDSDVPSAKTDSFSKRCHFLAANVPVSPTTTSVPLSKIRDPSQLAVPYLPAFSQKGAPYHRLSVFILEQAPGKTLNTTILKDLYSARDGFSLKSFRDKFQLKPVGFNLFRTIWDENTAGVMERAGMPGADVEFRPTRVYSLKEPKTPRGWEAKRQGPKYKHLWKYTKRIKGYSNAKGLIRR, from the exons ATGGAGACCCGCAAACCAGAGACTCGTGAAGCTCAAAGTTGTCTGGTGAAAAACCTCCCTCCTACTGAAGCTCTGGTCGGGATTCAGCACGACAAAAAACCCGCCCAGAACCACCACCCAACCGGCCCCGCCCGCCAATTCCCTCCCATAGCCCAGAAAAGAATGTCATCGTCGTGTAGGCAGGCCATCCGGCCGCTGCGGCGATGCCTGAACAACAGCATAGCCACGCCGCTGCCCATACGGAGGAGcctgtcgacgacgcccgccccggccgccgaagTCTACAAGGTGTCGCGCGAGCGGCCCGAGACCGTCGATcccgtcgagctcgacccCAACACGGCCGTCGCGCTctgggccgagaaggacctcTGGAAGGCCGGCACACCGCCCATTGGTTCAAGACGTCGCCGTTACGCCATCCGTACGAGCGCGAACCTGCCCTTCGAGCAGCTGCCCTACCAGGCCTTCCAGGAGGCGCGCAagatcctcgccgccgaccgccaggagaagctgcaagccatcatcgccgagatgcAGAAGATCAAGAGGTTGGAGGGCATTAAGGGGGACAATGtcaggggaggggagaagatGCGTCAGAGGAAGTTGGCCAGCATGCGCCAACATGTCGAAAGGCTTAAGATTCTGGCCGATATCAacgacccggccgtcaaGAGGCGCTTTGAGGATGGACTTG GTGACATGAACAAGCCCATCTAccgcttcctcgccgagcgcAAGTGGCGTGCCTACGAGGCCAAGATGATCGAGCAGCGTATCGCCCAGTTCAATATCGTCCCCGACATCCTTCCAAAGTTGGAGCCCACCTACGACGTCcagctcttcttccgccGCGCCAAGGTTCCCCCTGGCAAGGTCCTCCCCAGCAACGTCACCGAGGTGCCCCCGCGCCTGCGCGTCACCCCATTTACGGCAGGCGAGCGCctcgtctccatcgtcgtcatggACTCGGACGTCCCCTCGGCCAAGACCGACAGCTTCAGCAAGCGCTGCcacttcctcgccgccaacgtgCCCGTGTCGCCCACGACCACCTCCGTCCCGCTCTCCAAGATCCGCGACCCCTCCCAGCTCGCCGTCCCTTACCTGCCCGCCTTCTCGCAGAAGGGCGCCCCCTACCACCGCCTCTCTGTCTTCATCCTCGAGCAGGCCCCCGGCAAAaccctcaacaccaccatcctCAAGGATCTCTACTCGGCCCGCGACGGTTTCTCCCTTAAGTCCTTCCGCGACAAGTTCCAGCTCAAACCCGTCGGCTTCAACCTCTTCCGTACCATCTGGGATGAGAACACGGCCGGTGTGATGGAGCGCGCCGGCATGCCGGGCGCCGATGTCGAGTTCCGCCCGACGCGCGTTTACTCCCTCAAGGAGCCCAAAACACCCCGCGGCTGGGAGGCCAAGCGCCAGGGTCCCAAGTACAAGCACTTGTGGAAGTACACCAAGCGCATCAAGGGGTACTCCAACGCCAAGGGTCTCATCAGGAGATGA
- a CDS encoding Putative large ribosomal subunit protein uL4: protein MAGKGVRSLGEAMRGLSLSSTCRAANPATSFAGPSSFTRSMATEAPFPGITTSAYAVPKTTEPWTPITSVPVTIHAFPTLEPRSLESYSTKHLYLPLRRDLLHLAVVFEGDATRQGTASTKTRWEVRGSHRKIHPQKGSGRARAGTKQSPIRRGGGVSHGPKPRDFSTRLNRKVYDVAWRTALSYRYRRGQLVVCEDGMELPLPLDFTKLADAGAIGPQIAEEYRRKWMMQVLEANEWGKAHGRTLFVTNGQRPRLWETMEVAGDQGRCLDVNEVDVKDLLEDGRVVIERAALREMIESHQSDLVTKIFVNGALKGGPTIGEPLVQ, encoded by the exons ATGGCAGGCAAGGGAGTAAGGAgcctcggcgaggccatGAGGGGCCTGTCCCTCTCGTCGACGTGCAGAGCGGCGAACCCTGCGACGTCCTTCGCCGGCCCGTCGAGCTTTACGAGATCAATGGCCACCGAGGCGCCATTCCCGGGCATCACCACATCCGCCTACGCCGTCCCCAAGACGACGGAACCCTGGACACCAA TCACATCCGTCCCCGTCACGATCCACGCCTTCCCGACCCTCGAGCCGCGATCCCTCGAGTCCTACTCGACGAAGCACCTCTACCTCCCGCTCCGCcgcgacctcctccacctcgccgtcgtcttcgagggcgacgccaCCCGACAGGGCACGGCCAGCACCAAAACCCGCTGGGAGGTGCGTGGCTCGCACAGGAAGATCCACCCGCAAAAGGGCAGCGGTCGCGCCCGCGCGGGAACGAAGCAGTCGCCcatccgccgcggcggaggTGTGTCCCACGGCCCCAAGCCGCGCGACTTCAGCACCCGTCTCAACCGCAAGGTCTACGACGTTGCCTGGCGCACCGCCCTCAGCTACCGCTACCGCCGTGGCCAGCTCGTTGTCTGCGAGGACGGCATGgagctgccgctgccgctggacttcaccaagctcgccgacgccggcgccatcgggCCCCAGATCGCCGAAGAGTACCGCCGCAAGTGGATGAtgcaggtcctcgaggccaacgagTGGGGCAAGGCCCACGGCCGCACGCTGTTCGTCACCAACGGGCAGAGGCCGCGGCTTTGGGAGACTATGGAGGTCGCGGGAGACCAGGGCCGGTGTCTGGACGTCAACGAGGTGGACGTCAAGGACTTGCTGGAGGACGGCCGCGTGGTCATCGAGCGGGCAGCGCTTAGGGAGATGATTGAGTCGCACCAGAGCGACCTGGTGACCAAAATCTTCGTCAACGGTGCCCTCAAGGGCGGCCCGACGATCGGCGAGCCGCTCGTTCAATGA
- a CDS encoding Putative basic-leucine zipper domain-containing protein yields the protein MNTPPSFFSDAVDVATPTNDEFPSDHPRKLDPDSFHFTPPEDIDSPPGIMSQDSSAYMTVSSAWGPLVPNPLSLYGHNYHSQYATKQEDLDDRPVLSIVPSVSTSQSSVRADSSISMQTQTSKSSRTTDPADASPPRKKGRKSKAPVQGENDGKRDKFLERNRVAASKCRQKKKEWVSDLQETKQGLENQHAQLQMEYNGLVNEVTRMKNELMSHANCNDPNINLWLENEARRFVQISADRVKKQSLDASRAVGDRPLGMGGSYMPSIDSQMSLISPSHSERAMTTMSSRSGSSADINYDHMPDSAFEQA from the exons ATGAACACCCCTCCGAGCTTCTTCAGTGACGCGGTTGATGTTGCAACACCAACTAACGATGAATTCCCCAGCGATCATCCTCGGAAACTGGATCCAGATTCTTTCCATTTCACTCCCCCGGAAGACATTGACTCACCGCCTGGCATCATGTCGCAAGATTCGTCGGCTTACATGACCGTGTCAAGCGCCTGGGGTCCACTGGTCCCCAATCCGCTATCGCTCTACGGCCACAATTACCACTCGCAATACGCCACGAAACAAGAAGATCTTGACGACCGCCCGGTACTGTCGATTGTCCCGTCTGTGTCAACCTCTCAGTCTAGTGTGAGGGCTGATTCCAGCATTTCAATGCAAACGCAGACATCCAAGTCGAGTAGGACAACTGATCCCGCTGATGCCAGCCcaccgaggaagaagggaaggaaaagCAAGGCTCCCGTACAAGGCGAGAATGACGGAAAACGAGACAAATTCCTCGAGAGGAACCGGGTTGCGGCAAGCAAGTGccggcagaagaagaaggaatgGGTTTCTGACTTGCAGGAAACCAAGCAGGGGTTGGAAAACCAACATGCCCAGCTGCAGATGGAATACAATGGACTGGTGAATGAGGTTACGCGCATGAAGAACGAGCTCATGTCCCACGCCAACTGCAACGACCCAAACATCAATCTGTGGCTAGAGAACGAAGCGCGACGCTTTGTTCAAATCAGCGCAGACCGCGTCAAGAAACAGAGTCTTGACGCCAGCCGGGCGGTTGGTGATAGGCCACTTGGCATGGGGGGAAGCTACATGCCGTCGATTGACA GCCAAATGTCTCTAATTTCTCCCTCACATTCTGAGCGCGCCATGACGACCATGTCTTCGAGATCCGGTAGCAGCGCAGACATCAACTACGACCACATGCCGGACAGTGCATTCGAACAGGCGTAG